The following coding sequences are from one Ruminococcus flavefaciens AE3010 window:
- a CDS encoding TlyA family RNA methyltransferase: MARLDSELVARGLARSRQRAKEMILSGNVTVNGKTAKKASDEVSAEDVIESSESESYVGRGALKLEKAAEEFGLDFNGKVCLDIGASTGGFTDFMLQNGAAKVFAVDTGHGQLAQRLIDDDRVVNMEGTDIRDVSADDLGGQADIISVDVSFISLTKILAKVYELLKDGAVAAVLIKPQFEAGRSDIGKRGIVKDKKVHIRVLTEIDSFAQAVGFITEQYTYSPVRGGSGNIEYLVKLRKAAGEPKIHDFKELTDSSFTKL; encoded by the coding sequence ATGGCAAGGCTTGACAGCGAGCTTGTAGCCCGCGGACTTGCCCGAAGCCGTCAGCGTGCCAAGGAAATGATACTTTCGGGAAATGTCACAGTAAACGGAAAGACCGCTAAAAAGGCTTCCGACGAGGTATCGGCTGAGGACGTTATCGAGTCCTCTGAGAGCGAGAGCTACGTTGGACGCGGCGCATTGAAGCTTGAAAAGGCAGCCGAGGAATTCGGGCTTGACTTTAACGGCAAGGTATGTCTTGACATAGGAGCTTCCACAGGCGGATTTACCGATTTTATGCTGCAAAACGGAGCTGCTAAGGTGTTCGCCGTGGATACGGGACACGGACAGCTTGCACAGCGTCTTATTGACGATGACCGCGTCGTGAATATGGAGGGTACGGATATCCGTGACGTGTCTGCCGACGATTTAGGCGGACAGGCGGATATTATATCCGTAGACGTTTCATTTATATCCCTGACTAAGATACTTGCAAAGGTATATGAGCTCCTTAAAGACGGAGCGGTTGCTGCGGTGCTCATAAAGCCCCAGTTTGAAGCAGGCAGGAGCGACATCGGCAAGAGGGGCATAGTAAAGGATAAGAAGGTCCATATCCGTGTACTGACCGAGATAGACAGCTTCGCGCAGGCAGTGGGCTTTATCACTGAGCAGTACACCTATTCACCTGTCCGCGGAGGAAGCGGCAATATAGAGTACCTTGTGAAGCTGCGGAAAGCCGCAGGCGAGCCAAAGATACATGATTTCAAGGAGCTGACAGACAGTTCATTCACTAAACTATAA
- the dxs gene encoding 1-deoxy-D-xylulose-5-phosphate synthase: MKENISNNDKVTLEELQLPQDLKKLTLTQCNSLCKEIRNLLISTVSKTGGHLASNLGAVELTMALHRNFNSPEDKIVWDVGHQAYTHKILTGRLDSFSTLRQENGISGFPKPSESEHDTFISGHSSTSVSVACGIAEAMKLQGKDNYAVAVIGDGAMSGGMFYEAMNNCGRDRQRNLIVVLNDNNMSISKSVGALSKYLTSLRNTEKYLHTKRAVERGLEMIPLVGKSVTKGIKNVKDSVKSNILEQSTMFEDMGFIYLGPVNGHNLAELEEVFHMAKSYHQPVFIHVKTVKGKGYSPAEANPGEYHGISKFDIATGNPEVAAADSYSTVFGKELVKLADKDDKLCAITAAMKYGTGLQFFHFKYPDRFFDVGIAEQHAVTFAGGLASMGMTPVFAVYSTFLQRSYDQLVHDVAIGGLHVVLGVDRAGIVGEDGETHQGLLDVPMLTSIPNTTIYSPSCYMEMKMCMRKAIYEDKGIAAVRYPRGSEKVEFDQSDITTEWLFKQLSGSETLIITYGRLYNEAIKAQKELEKNGISCDILKLTKIFPLDGKLGEEIKQYPRIVFFEESMGEGSISEKIGDILSELGYCGDYSRVTADGFVKQASVRSCLDKLGLTRCRMAEYIRSRSNNNGKA, translated from the coding sequence ATGAAGGAAAATATAAGTAATAACGACAAGGTGACTCTTGAGGAGCTTCAGCTGCCCCAGGATCTGAAAAAGCTTACCTTAACACAGTGCAATTCACTGTGCAAGGAAATAAGAAATCTCCTTATATCTACTGTTTCAAAGACAGGCGGACACCTTGCCTCTAATCTGGGTGCTGTTGAGCTTACTATGGCTCTCCACCGCAATTTCAATTCTCCCGAGGATAAGATAGTCTGGGACGTAGGTCATCAGGCATATACCCATAAGATACTTACAGGCAGACTTGACAGCTTCTCCACCCTCAGACAGGAAAACGGCATATCAGGCTTCCCTAAGCCCTCTGAGTCCGAGCATGACACATTCATAAGCGGACACAGCAGCACTTCTGTATCCGTAGCCTGCGGCATAGCCGAGGCAATGAAGCTTCAGGGCAAGGACAATTATGCAGTAGCGGTTATCGGTGACGGCGCTATGTCGGGCGGAATGTTCTACGAGGCTATGAACAACTGCGGCAGAGACCGTCAGCGTAATCTTATCGTAGTTCTCAACGATAACAATATGTCCATTTCAAAGAGCGTAGGCGCCCTTTCCAAATATCTTACCTCACTGAGAAATACCGAAAAGTACTTACATACAAAGAGAGCCGTGGAGCGCGGTCTTGAAATGATACCTCTTGTTGGAAAAAGCGTTACCAAGGGTATCAAGAACGTAAAGGACTCAGTGAAATCCAATATTCTTGAACAGAGCACAATGTTCGAGGACATGGGCTTCATATACCTCGGACCTGTCAACGGACACAATCTTGCGGAGCTTGAAGAGGTCTTCCACATGGCTAAATCCTATCATCAGCCCGTGTTTATCCACGTAAAGACCGTAAAGGGCAAGGGCTACAGTCCTGCCGAGGCAAATCCGGGAGAATACCACGGTATCTCCAAATTTGATATAGCTACGGGAAATCCCGAGGTCGCTGCAGCTGACAGCTATTCCACCGTATTCGGAAAGGAGCTTGTAAAGCTTGCGGACAAGGACGACAAGCTCTGTGCAATAACAGCGGCTATGAAGTACGGTACGGGACTGCAGTTCTTCCACTTCAAGTACCCCGACAGATTCTTTGATGTGGGTATTGCCGAGCAGCACGCAGTCACTTTTGCAGGCGGACTTGCTTCAATGGGCATGACTCCCGTATTTGCCGTATATTCTACATTTTTACAGCGTTCCTACGACCAGCTCGTTCACGATGTAGCCATAGGCGGACTTCATGTAGTTCTCGGCGTAGACCGTGCGGGAATAGTGGGCGAGGACGGCGAAACTCATCAGGGACTTCTTGACGTGCCTATGCTTACTTCTATACCGAATACCACTATTTATTCGCCCTCATGCTACATGGAAATGAAGATGTGCATGAGAAAGGCTATATATGAAGATAAGGGCATTGCCGCAGTCCGCTATCCACGCGGCTCTGAGAAGGTGGAGTTCGACCAGTCCGACATAACAACAGAGTGGCTCTTCAAGCAGCTCAGCGGCAGCGAAACTCTTATCATAACCTACGGCAGACTTTATAACGAAGCCATAAAAGCTCAGAAGGAGCTTGAAAAGAACGGCATAAGCTGCGATATATTAAAGCTTACAAAGATATTCCCACTTGACGGAAAGCTTGGTGAGGAGATAAAGCAGTATCCGAGGATAGTATTCTTCGAGGAGTCCATGGGCGAGGGCAGTATTTCCGAAAAGATCGGAGATATTCTCTCTGAGCTTGGCTACTGCGGAGACTACAGCAGAGTTACCGCAGACGGTTTTGTAAAGCAGGCGTCTGTGCGCTCATGTCTTGACAAGCTGGGACTTACAAGATGCAGAATGGCAGAATATATCCGCAGCAGGAGCAATAATAATGGCAAGGCTTGA
- a CDS encoding polyprenyl synthetase family protein, with the protein MSNFKETMQEYIRFTEDNLKRYNAFSESMAAQKNLIDAMNYSLEAGGKRIRPVLVYSFCNALGADYKIAAAPAAAIEMIHTFSLIHDDLPAMDNDDFRRGKPSCHKAFGEAMAILAGDALCMLPFEVIADDKQLSPEQKIRLVSCLAKGSGREGMGGGQVIDMENEERTDVDEANLRNMYHHKTGQLIAVSCMMGCICAGADEEKIQAAADYGFKLGLAFQIIDDILDVTSTTEELGKPVGSDEEENKTTFVTLYGVEKAQEIANSITEEALGCLEKFGNDAFLTELTEMLLKRKN; encoded by the coding sequence ATGAGTAATTTCAAGGAAACAATGCAGGAATACATCAGATTTACCGAGGATAATCTCAAAAGGTACAATGCTTTTTCGGAGAGCATGGCGGCTCAGAAGAATCTTATAGATGCCATGAATTATTCTCTTGAAGCAGGCGGCAAACGTATCCGTCCCGTTCTGGTATATTCTTTCTGCAATGCTCTCGGAGCTGATTATAAGATCGCAGCAGCACCTGCTGCGGCTATTGAGATGATACACACATTCTCACTTATCCACGACGATCTCCCTGCAATGGACAATGACGATTTCCGACGCGGAAAACCCTCATGTCACAAGGCTTTCGGCGAGGCAATGGCTATACTTGCAGGTGACGCGCTGTGTATGCTGCCCTTTGAGGTCATTGCCGACGATAAGCAGCTCTCACCCGAGCAGAAGATAAGACTGGTATCATGTCTTGCAAAGGGCTCAGGCAGAGAAGGCATGGGCGGCGGACAGGTCATCGACATGGAAAATGAGGAGCGCACTGACGTTGACGAAGCTAACCTCCGCAATATGTACCACCACAAGACAGGTCAGCTCATAGCTGTATCATGCATGATGGGCTGCATATGTGCAGGAGCTGACGAGGAGAAGATACAGGCTGCTGCCGATTACGGCTTCAAGCTTGGACTGGCTTTCCAGATAATCGATGATATCCTTGATGTAACAAGCACCACTGAGGAGCTTGGCAAGCCCGTAGGCAGTGACGAGGAGGAGAACAAGACCACCTTTGTTACATTGTACGGTGTTGAAAAGGCTCAGGAGATCGCAAATAGTATAACCGAAGAGGCTCTCGGCTGCCTTGAAAAATTCGGAAACGATGCATTTCTCACAGAGCTTACGGAAATGCTTCTGAAAAGAAAGAATTAA
- the xseB gene encoding exodeoxyribonuclease VII small subunit — protein MEKKLTFEDNMTRLGKIVSELEKGDIPLEKAVELYGEGVKLSAACRKQLDEAQIKITEDGGGTEK, from the coding sequence ATGGAAAAAAAGCTTACATTTGAAGATAATATGACACGTCTCGGGAAGATAGTTTCCGAGCTTGAAAAGGGCGATATCCCCCTCGAAAAGGCTGTGGAGCTCTACGGCGAGGGAGTAAAGCTGTCGGCGGCTTGCAGAAAGCAGCTTGACGAAGCTCAGATAAAAATTACCGAGGACGGCGGAGGAACAGAAAAATGA
- the xseA gene encoding exodeoxyribonuclease VII large subunit translates to MPVITVSQINKYIGSILKNDRNLQGIMVRGEISNYVKHFRSGHVYFTLKDSESAVKAVMFASAADRLKFEPEDGMSVIVSGSIGVFERDGAYQLYVNDIIPEGAGKANVALEQLKKKLQKEGIFAEEHKRPIPSMPKKIGAVTSLSGAAVRDIINVLSRRYPLCEIYAVNAQVQGEGAPESICAGILKAEAAGCDVIIVGRGGGSSEDLSAFNTEKVAYAIYNCKVPVISAVGHETDFTIADLAADLRAPTPSAAAELAAPDIALLYERISLLQRRAERSALAVLDKYTDRFIVLNARLAAQSPENRLKLTAERLSSLDKRRDTAFLRYMDRLERQLEEKAARLDSLSPLKVLSRGYSLVYKGEKLLSSSEPLEKGDRIKIGFGIGGAEAEIIDKW, encoded by the coding sequence ATGCCTGTAATTACAGTTTCACAGATAAATAAATATATAGGCTCCATACTGAAAAACGACAGGAACCTGCAGGGCATAATGGTTCGGGGCGAGATATCGAATTACGTGAAGCATTTCCGCAGCGGACACGTCTACTTCACGCTGAAAGACAGCGAAAGCGCGGTCAAGGCTGTAATGTTTGCAAGTGCTGCCGACCGCCTTAAATTTGAGCCCGAGGACGGTATGTCCGTGATAGTATCGGGAAGTATAGGCGTATTCGAGCGTGACGGCGCATATCAGCTCTACGTCAACGATATCATACCCGAGGGCGCAGGCAAGGCAAATGTAGCACTGGAGCAGCTGAAAAAGAAGCTGCAAAAGGAGGGCATATTCGCCGAGGAGCACAAGCGTCCCATCCCCTCAATGCCCAAGAAAATAGGTGCGGTAACGTCCCTCAGCGGCGCGGCTGTACGGGATATAATAAATGTACTTTCAAGGCGTTATCCGCTGTGCGAGATATATGCGGTCAATGCGCAGGTACAGGGCGAGGGAGCTCCCGAGTCCATATGCGCAGGTATACTCAAAGCGGAGGCGGCAGGCTGCGACGTTATCATAGTCGGGCGCGGCGGCGGTTCAAGCGAGGACCTCAGCGCATTCAACACCGAAAAGGTGGCATATGCCATATATAACTGCAAGGTGCCTGTGATATCGGCTGTTGGACACGAGACCGACTTTACCATAGCCGATCTTGCCGCAGATCTGCGTGCACCTACTCCATCGGCAGCAGCGGAGCTTGCAGCTCCCGATATAGCGCTGCTTTACGAAAGGATATCCCTGTTACAGCGAAGAGCTGAGCGCTCTGCACTGGCAGTTCTGGATAAATATACGGACAGATTTATAGTGCTGAACGCGCGTCTGGCTGCACAGTCTCCCGAGAACCGTCTGAAGCTGACTGCCGAGAGGCTCAGCTCACTTGACAAGCGCCGTGATACAGCCTTTCTGCGTTATATGGACAGGCTGGAGAGACAGCTTGAAGAAAAGGCGGCAAGACTTGACAGTCTCAGTCCGCTGAAGGTCCTTTCCCGCGGCTATTCGCTGGTGTACAAGGGTGAGAAGCTGCTGAGCAGCTCGGAACCTCTTGAAAAGGGCGACAGGATAAAGATCGGCTTCGGAATCGGCGGCGCGGAAGCCGAGATAATCGATAAATGGTGA
- a CDS encoding peptidase M22: protein MPEYLGVDTSNYTTSAAVYVSEENKIYQTKKLLPVKEGELGLRQSDAVFHHTKQLPDMIEQLFSENSLGMPKTVTASARPRNIEGSYMPCFLCGEGFARSYAAVSGAKLYTTSHQIGHILAALYSADRLDLVNERFIAFHVSGGTTDCLLCEPDNECVLKITEIGTSLDLKAGQAVDRTGVMLGLHFPCGAELEKLAVNANKHFKAKPVLKDGNCCLSGLENKCGNMLDSGESPENIAKYCLDFIAETILAMTDHAIGRYGELPLVFAGGVMSDVIIRDRIISRYPSASFAQPRFSCDNAAGVAIYGYLKSTGDK from the coding sequence ATGCCTGAGTATCTGGGAGTTGATACAAGCAACTATACCACCTCGGCTGCGGTATACGTCAGCGAGGAGAATAAGATATACCAGACTAAGAAGCTTCTTCCCGTAAAGGAGGGTGAGCTTGGACTGCGCCAGAGCGACGCGGTTTTCCACCACACAAAGCAGCTTCCCGATATGATAGAGCAGCTTTTCAGCGAGAACAGTCTCGGTATGCCGAAAACGGTTACAGCTTCCGCAAGACCGCGCAACATAGAGGGCTCATATATGCCATGCTTTCTCTGCGGAGAGGGCTTTGCCCGTTCATATGCGGCGGTTTCGGGAGCAAAGCTTTATACCACCTCTCATCAGATCGGTCATATCCTTGCGGCGCTTTATTCCGCGGACAGGCTGGACTTAGTGAATGAGCGCTTCATTGCCTTTCACGTCAGCGGCGGAACTACCGACTGCCTGCTGTGCGAGCCCGATAATGAGTGTGTTCTCAAAATAACCGAGATAGGTACTTCACTTGACCTTAAAGCGGGACAGGCTGTTGACCGAACTGGCGTTATGCTGGGACTTCATTTCCCATGCGGCGCAGAGCTTGAAAAGCTTGCAGTGAACGCCAATAAACACTTCAAGGCAAAGCCTGTGCTGAAAGACGGCAACTGCTGCCTTTCGGGCTTGGAGAACAAGTGCGGCAATATGCTTGACAGCGGCGAAAGTCCCGAGAATATCGCCAAGTATTGCCTTGATTTTATTGCCGAGACCATACTCGCCATGACCGACCATGCTATCGGCAGATACGGCGAGCTTCCGCTGGTATTTGCAGGCGGAGTCATGTCGGACGTTATTATCCGCGACAGGATAATTTCCCGATACCCGTCGGCAAGCTTCGCACAGCCCCGGTTCTCCTGCGACAATGCGGCGGGAGTGGCTATATACGGCTATTTGAAAAGCACAGGAGATAAATGA
- the nusB gene encoding transcription antitermination factor NusB codes for MTRREIRDSAFKLVFEQLLRDDDINELYEIAEEIDEITVNDEVKKIVEGTLEHAEELDNIISKYSKSRSIARISKLNLAILRIAMFESLYDDNTPMNAAISEAIKLSMMYTYQEDTAFINGVLGAFSRDTQKSESENA; via the coding sequence ATGACAAGACGTGAAATAAGAGACAGCGCATTCAAGCTGGTTTTCGAGCAGCTTCTGCGTGATGACGATATAAATGAGCTATACGAGATAGCTGAGGAGATCGACGAGATCACCGTAAACGACGAGGTCAAGAAAATAGTCGAGGGTACTCTCGAGCACGCTGAGGAGCTTGACAACATAATCTCAAAGTACAGCAAGTCAAGAAGCATTGCAAGGATATCAAAGCTGAATCTTGCCATACTCCGCATTGCTATGTTTGAGTCCCTCTACGATGACAATACTCCCATGAATGCGGCTATCAGCGAGGCTATAAAGCTTTCCATGATGTATACATATCAGGAGGATACAGCCTTTATCAACGGCGTTCTCGGAGCATTCTCCCGCGATACACAGAAGTCGGAGAGCGAAAATGCCTGA
- a CDS encoding GNAT family N-acetyltransferase, which yields MIRRYRPSDLKKSAEVFRGAFAAEPWNEEWSYELAETRINELMSSPQSIGYVAEANGVIQAVLCGRRLTYLYGVEYMIDEFCVSPNMQRSGIGTAVLDYARKELTAEGVAAMVLLTTRGYPSERFYIKNGFESKDAMVFMYRTIGKNKECTNDKT from the coding sequence ATGATAAGGCGATACAGACCGTCTGATCTGAAAAAATCTGCGGAGGTGTTCCGTGGAGCCTTTGCCGCCGAGCCGTGGAACGAGGAATGGTCATATGAGCTTGCCGAAACGAGGATAAACGAGCTTATGTCCTCACCGCAGTCCATAGGCTATGTGGCTGAGGCTAACGGTGTTATACAGGCTGTCCTCTGCGGCAGAAGGCTTACATATCTCTACGGCGTCGAGTATATGATAGATGAGTTCTGCGTGTCTCCGAATATGCAGCGGAGCGGTATCGGTACGGCTGTTCTGGACTATGCCCGCAAAGAGCTTACAGCTGAGGGCGTTGCTGCTATGGTGCTCCTGACAACACGGGGCTACCCAAGTGAGAGATTTTACATAAAAAACGGATTTGAAAGTAAAGATGCAATGGTTTTCATGTATCGTACCATAGGAAAAAATAAGGAGTGTACAAATGACAAGACGTGA
- a CDS encoding Asp23/Gls24 family envelope stress response protein, translating to MEVEDMKPEVSSRLKISDDVIIAIARLAALDVKGVASLGGEVGKMSKLRRNGPIKVSMMGDVAAIDMKIVIKSGEKAVNVAQEVQTVVKENVQNMTGVPVARVNVTVSGVVFE from the coding sequence ATGGAAGTTGAAGATATGAAGCCGGAAGTTTCAAGCAGACTTAAAATATCAGATGACGTAATTATCGCCATTGCAAGGCTTGCAGCTCTTGATGTCAAGGGAGTCGCAAGTCTTGGCGGCGAGGTTGGAAAAATGAGCAAGCTCAGAAGAAACGGACCTATCAAGGTAAGTATGATGGGCGATGTGGCTGCCATAGATATGAAGATAGTCATAAAGAGCGGAGAAAAAGCCGTGAACGTTGCTCAGGAAGTTCAGACCGTGGTAAAGGAGAACGTCCAGAACATGACTGGCGTACCTGTTGCAAGAGTAAACGTTACCGTCAGCGGAGTTGTATTTGAATGA
- a CDS encoding SpoIIIAH-like family protein gives MKKPSIIIGKKQIIMTCLTLMLAVAVYINYATSPKLAPDSSSMSFRKDNDTVKYGETEFVNASAEPAAEDYFAQARLDKMKDRDEAVQTLQTMIGGGDVTEDEMVVNALDAVQVSKLIESEGTIESLVKAQGFQDCVAYLDGENAKVVVKTEGLDKAQAASIKEIILGETEVPAENIRIFEVK, from the coding sequence ATGAAAAAGCCATCAATAATAATCGGAAAGAAACAGATAATCATGACCTGCCTGACCCTTATGCTTGCAGTTGCGGTGTACATAAACTATGCTACATCACCGAAGCTTGCTCCCGACAGCAGCTCCATGTCGTTCAGGAAAGACAATGACACTGTAAAATACGGCGAGACCGAGTTTGTAAATGCTTCAGCCGAACCTGCTGCCGAGGACTATTTTGCACAGGCTCGTCTCGATAAGATGAAGGACAGGGACGAAGCTGTACAGACGCTCCAGACCATGATAGGCGGCGGAGATGTTACCGAGGACGAAATGGTAGTGAATGCCCTTGACGCAGTACAGGTGTCAAAGCTTATCGAGAGCGAGGGGACTATCGAGTCTCTGGTAAAAGCTCAGGGCTTTCAGGACTGTGTGGCGTACCTTGACGGCGAGAACGCAAAGGTTGTAGTCAAGACAGAGGGGCTCGACAAGGCTCAGGCAGCTTCCATAAAGGAGATAATCCTCGGGGAAACGGAAGTCCCCGCAGAGAATATCAGGATCTTCGAGGTAAAGTAG
- a CDS encoding stage III sporulation protein AE, with translation MMLSVPLRAYAVDEQESSSVFSEQLDDILSDYDIGTSSDEITALSFGSFSKAITAKVKESEGSPFRLLGTILLVTLLSALLKNAGSAAFKCSADIYGMVCVLTAVTVVSPQLFAAFSQSVEAVTVSGGFISVFIPVFSGATAASGHITSAAAYDVAVLAASELIVQLVSGFLMPVLSAAVMLSVTGSVFSRNDMSGVVQLLKKLITWAMTITMTVFTGFVTLKCSLAGKTDGAATKAARFVISGSVPVVGGAVSDAYAAVRSSFDLIRGTVGTAGCIAVLLIILPPVIQLMLFRFVMWIGSAAAELFDAEHIKKLLSSFDSSLAIAQSVLVCYGVMFVLCTGILIQTAGG, from the coding sequence ATGATGCTCAGTGTTCCTTTGAGGGCATATGCTGTTGATGAACAGGAGTCATCGAGCGTGTTCAGTGAGCAGCTGGACGACATACTTTCGGACTATGACATCGGGACAAGTTCTGACGAGATAACTGCCCTTTCATTCGGAAGCTTTTCAAAGGCTATCACAGCAAAAGTAAAGGAAAGCGAGGGCTCTCCTTTCAGACTTCTGGGGACTATTCTGCTTGTGACACTGCTTTCGGCTCTGCTGAAAAACGCAGGCAGCGCAGCGTTTAAATGCTCCGCAGACATCTATGGTATGGTGTGTGTCCTTACAGCGGTGACAGTGGTCTCACCACAGCTTTTTGCTGCTTTTTCTCAGTCCGTTGAGGCTGTGACCGTCAGCGGCGGCTTCATATCCGTGTTTATTCCTGTGTTTTCGGGAGCAACTGCCGCATCGGGACATATAACATCAGCGGCGGCTTATGACGTTGCTGTCCTTGCTGCTTCGGAGCTTATAGTTCAGCTTGTTTCGGGCTTTCTCATGCCTGTTCTCAGCGCAGCCGTTATGCTTTCCGTAACGGGAAGCGTTTTCTCACGGAATGATATGAGCGGAGTAGTTCAGCTCCTGAAAAAGCTCATAACATGGGCGATGACTATAACAATGACGGTGTTTACTGGCTTTGTTACGCTGAAATGCAGCCTTGCAGGCAAAACTGACGGTGCAGCTACAAAAGCGGCGCGTTTTGTGATATCGGGGAGCGTTCCCGTAGTCGGCGGAGCTGTATCCGACGCCTATGCCGCAGTCCGCAGCAGCTTTGACCTTATCCGCGGAACAGTAGGAACTGCAGGCTGTATCGCTGTGCTTCTGATAATTCTTCCGCCTGTGATACAGCTTATGCTTTTTCGCTTTGTAATGTGGATAGGCTCGGCGGCGGCGGAGCTCTTCGACGCAGAGCATATTAAAAAGCTTCTCAGCTCATTTGACAGCTCCCTTGCCATAGCACAGAGCGTCCTTGTTTGTTATGGCGTCATGTTCGTGCTGTGTACGGGAATACTTATTCAGACGGCAGGTGGGTAA
- a CDS encoding stage III sporulation AC/AD family protein, translating to MVDSCFSVGAFCLAGTLISIILKQYCAEYSTAVTAAVCAGVMALFVLVSGSAIAEIRDIFEMAGIAESYISIVFKTLAICVITHITAELCRDSGEGAIASAAELWGRGAVAVLGLPVFRAFLQLIEKLI from the coding sequence ATGGTAGACAGCTGTTTTTCTGTTGGAGCTTTCTGCCTTGCAGGAACTCTTATATCTATAATTTTAAAACAATATTGCGCTGAATATTCCACAGCAGTTACCGCAGCGGTATGTGCAGGCGTTATGGCTCTTTTTGTACTTGTGTCGGGATCAGCCATTGCCGAGATAAGGGATATTTTTGAAATGGCAGGTATTGCTGAAAGCTATATCTCCATAGTGTTCAAGACATTGGCAATATGTGTTATCACGCATATTACAGCTGAATTGTGCCGCGACAGCGGTGAGGGAGCTATAGCTTCGGCAGCTGAGCTGTGGGGCAGAGGGGCTGTTGCTGTTCTTGGACTTCCTGTATTCAGAGCATTTTTACAGCTAATAGAAAAGCTGATTTAG
- the spoIIIAC gene encoding stage III sporulation protein AC, producing MEIDLIFKIAGTGIIVAVLNLVLKRAEREEQAMMTTLAGLIVVLVVIIDEIGDLFDKVKSVFGLW from the coding sequence ATGGAAATTGATCTTATATTTAAAATCGCAGGTACAGGGATAATAGTCGCCGTTCTGAATCTGGTCCTGAAACGTGCGGAGCGAGAGGAACAGGCTATGATGACCACACTTGCAGGTCTTATAGTTGTTCTTGTGGTGATAATCGACGAGATAGGAGACCTTTTTGACAAGGTCAAAAGCGTGTTCGGACTATGGTAG
- a CDS encoding stage III sporulation protein AB codes for MGIRIIAALLATLCGAFYGMNRSEKLKKRMLLCTEADKVFRLCETMIRSSGTDIYRIITVLKRENYTALRFIYRLSEKYSADSDFHSEWRELLLAETYIPQEERGILLDFGEVLGTSDIAGQLSSIASQRSLMQECYERSAMEYHGKARFYRSVGVLAGVMAGIMVI; via the coding sequence ATGGGAATTAGGATAATTGCGGCTTTGCTTGCCACACTTTGCGGAGCATTTTACGGAATGAACCGTTCCGAAAAGCTGAAAAAAAGAATGCTGCTTTGCACCGAAGCTGACAAGGTTTTCAGACTTTGTGAGACCATGATAAGAAGCAGCGGTACGGACATTTACAGAATAATTACGGTACTAAAACGGGAAAATTATACAGCTTTACGCTTTATATACAGGCTTTCGGAGAAATACAGCGCTGACAGCGATTTCCACAGTGAGTGGCGTGAGCTTCTGCTTGCCGAGACCTATATCCCACAGGAAGAAAGGGGGATACTTCTGGATTTCGGTGAGGTGCTGGGTACCAGTGACATTGCAGGTCAGCTGAGCAGCATAGCCTCGCAGAGATCGCTTATGCAGGAGTGCTATGAGCGCAGTGCCATGGAGTATCACGGCAAGGCTCGGTTTTACAGGAGCGTTGGAGTCCTTGCAGGTGTAATGGCAGGAATAATGGTGATCTGA